The following coding sequences are from one Capsicum annuum cultivar UCD-10X-F1 chromosome 3, UCD10Xv1.1, whole genome shotgun sequence window:
- the LOC107863074 gene encoding U-box domain-containing protein 44, with protein sequence MPEDPSANVFLASASQVITEITRLVFETIEAANSVVVQKENFDIFSKFLEKIASVLKELSKSEVSEVDNLSPAFEDLKLEIEVIKQLALDCRSRNKIYLLLNCRRIVKYFDSSTRDISRTLLLMTSEPLNVLPEITDQIKDLCKNMLDTEYEVSIEEEEVSEKIESGIQERNIDRSYANDLLICIARAVGIANEQSVLKEEFGKFKAEIVSSEHGKNLTETLRMEEIILLLSKADLLTTAEEKQTNYLTKRNSLGRQPLEPLQSFYCPITGDVMEDPVETSSGQIFERTAIEKWLADGNKLCPLTKNRLKKSDLRSNKTLRQSIEEWKNRNIIITIASLKLKIQADNEEEVLQSLQKLLEFCVRSELQREWIVMENYVPVTIDLLRANNTEIRKYALMILCALSKDSEEGKERIGTVDNAIGLVVRSLARKPEESILALQLLLELSRSSIVQNLIGSVQGCILLLVTFMNSEDSIAAKCASEILENLSFLDQNIIEMARLNYYAPLLQHLCSGTESKRLIMAKTLSDIQLSDQIKLCLTEKGALKPLLELLSHSNTEIKSIAVRALQSLSTVPQNGQLMIKEGVSDLLFELLFCHTLSTEIRENVAATIMQLAVSKNSQGSEDVQVSLLESHDDIFKLFSLVSLTGSNVQQSILRIFQAMCQSPAGSDIRTKLKQISAIKVLVYLCELDDRKVRADAVKLFYLLAKDGNDDILVEHVNNTCIGNLVRIIRTSDNEEETAAALGIISYLPQDCSMSQRLLDAGALDVILDSLRGKNDYASLRNEIVENAAGALCRFTVPTNPEIQTQVAEAGIIPLLVSLLASGSSLTKKSAATSLKQFSESSQKLSKQPARKNWMLSCCIASSPTHGCPVHLGVCSVESSFCLLEANALRPLGGVLDDPDTAASEASLDAILTVIEGEQLQEGSKALAEAKVIAPIIKLLSSSSIILQEKALKALERIFRMLELKLKYGSSAQMPLVEITQKGRSDLKSLAAKVLAHLNVLPEQSSFF encoded by the exons ATGCCAGAGGATCCATCTGCTAATGTTTTTCTCGCCTCAGCTTCACAAGTTATCACTGAGATAACTCGACTTGTATTTGAAACAATAGAGGCTGCAAATTCTGTTGTTGTTCAGAAGGAGAACTTCGATATATTTTCAAAGTTCTTGGAGAAGATTGCTTCGGTCCTAAAAGAGTTATCTAAGTCTGAAGTTAGTGAAGTCGATAACTTAAGTCCTGCTTTTGAGGATCTCAAGTTGGAGATAGAAGTGATCAAGCAACTAGCTTTGGACTGCAGAAGTAGGAACAAAATCTATCTCTTATTAAATTGTAGGAGAATCGTCAAGTACTTTGACAGTAGTACGAGGGATATTAGTCGGACTTTGTTGCTAATGACATCGGAACCTTTGAATGTTTTACCCGAAATCACTGACCAGATTAAAGATCTATGCAAGAACATGCTAGATACTGAGTATGAAGTCTCTATAGAGGAGGAAGAAGTTTCAGAGAAGATTGAATCAGGGATACAAGAGAGGAATATTGATAGATCCTATGCAAATGATTTGCTCATTTGTATTGCTAGAGCTGTTGGAATAGCAAATGAGCAATCAGTGCTGAAGGAAGAATTTGGAAAATTCAAGGCAGAAATTGTTAGTAGTGAACATGGGAAGAACCTGACGGAGACATTACGGATGGAAGAGATCATTCTATTGCTTAGCAAGGCTGATTTGCTTACTACTGCAGAAGAAAAGCAGACAAATTATTTGACTAAAAGGAACTCTTTGGGTAGGCAACCATTAGAACCTTTGCAATCATTTTACTGCCCAATTACTGGAGACGTCATGGAAGATCCGGTGGAGACTTCTTCTGGTCAGATATTTGAAAGGACAGCTATCGAGAAGTGGTTAGCAGATGGCAATAAGCTGTGTCCTTTGACAAAAAATCGCTTGAAAAAGTCAGATCTTCGGTCCAATAAAACACTGCGCCAGTCGATCGAGGAATGGAAAAACAGAAACATCATTATCACCATTGCTTccctaaaactaaaaatacaggCAGACAATGAGGAAGAAGTGCTTCAATCTTTACAGAAGTTGCTGGAGTTCTGCGTAAGGAGTGAGTTGCAGAGAGAATGGATAGTGATGGAAAATTATGTTCCAGTTACTATAGATCTTCTACGTGCAAATAATACTGAGATACGAAAGTATGCTTTAATGATACTTTGCGCTCTCTCAAAGGATAGCGAAGAAGGCAAG GAAAGAATAGGTACAGTAGATAATGCTATTGGGTTGGTGGTGCGATCTCTTGCACGTAAACCTGAAGAAAGCATATTGGCTTTGCAGCTGCTTTTGGAGCTATCCAGAAGTAGTATAGTTCAGAACTTGATTGGCAGTGTCCAGGGTTGCATCCTTCTACTTGTTACTTTCATGAATAGTGAGGACTCCATCGCTGCAAAGTGTGCAAGTGAGATTTTAGAGAATCTATCGTTCCTCGATCAGAATATTATTGAGATGGCAAGATTAAATTATTATGCACCCTTATTACAACATCTATGTTCAG GAACTGAAAGTAAGCGTCTGATCATGGCTAAAACCTTGTCAGACATTCAACTGAGCGACCAGATTAAGTTGTGCCTCACAGAGAAAGGTGCACTGAAGCCACTTCTTGAACTTCTCTCTCATAGCAATACAGAGATAAAAAGCATTGCTGTCAGAGCACTTCAAAGCCTTTCAACTGTCCCACAAAATGGTCAGCTGATGATAAAGGAAGGTGTCAGTGACCTACTATTTGAACTGCTATTTTGTCACACCTTGTCAACAGAAATACGGGAAAATGTGGCAGCAACAATTATGCAACTTGCCGTATCAAAAAATTCCCAAGGATCAGAGGATGTGCAGGTTTCATTGTTGGAGTCTCATGACGACATCTTTAAACTGTTTTCTCTTGTATCGTTGACTGGATCTAATGTGCAGCAAAGCATTCTTCGTATCTTTCAAGCAATGTGCCAATCTCCTGCTGGTTCTGATATCCGAACCAAACTGAAACAG ATTTCCGCAATTAAGGTACTAGTCTACCTATGTGAACTTGATGACCGTAAGGTACGGGCTGATGCAGTGAAACTCTTCTATTTATTGGCAAAAGATGGTAATGATGACATTCTCGTAGAGCATGTAAACAATACCTGCATCGGGAACTTGGTACGGATCATCCGAACTTCAGATAACGAAGAAGAGACTGCTGCTGCGTTGGGAATAATCTCCTATCTTCCTCAAGATTGTTCAATGTCCCAGCGCCTTCTTGATGCTGGGGCGCTTGATGTCATCTTAGACTCTCTGCGTGGTAAAAATGACTATGCTTCACTAAGAAATGAAATTGTTGAGAATGCTGCTGGAGCCCTTTGCCGTTTTACTGTACCAACAAATCCAGAAATACAAACACAAGTTGCTGAAGCCGGTATTATTCCTCTTCTCGTATCCCTACTAGCATCAGGCAGTTCTTTAACCAAAAAAAGTGCAGCTACTTCTTTAAAGCAGTTTTCAGAAAGTTCACAAAAGCTGAGCAAGCAGCCAGCTAGGAAAAATTGGATGTTAAGCTGTTGTATTGCCTCCTCACCGACACATGGCTGTCCTGTGCATCTAGGAGTTTGCAGTGTGGAATCATCGTTCTGCCTTTTAGAGGCTAATGCTCTCAGACCCCTCGGGGGAGTGCTAGACGATCCAGATACTGCAGCTTCTGAAGCTTCTTTAGATGCAATCTTGACAGTAATTGAAGGCGAACAACTGCAGGAAGGTTCTAAGGCACTTGCAGAAGCCAAAGTCATTGCTCCAATCATAAAATTGTTGAGCTCATCGTCTATCATTTTACAAGAAAAAGCTCTCAAGGCCTTGGAGAGGATATTTCGGATGTTGGAATTGAAGCTCAAATATGGGAGCTCAGCTCAGATGCCGCTTGTGGAAATCACTCAGAAAGGAAGAAGTGACTTGAAATCTTTAGCTGCTAAAGTTCTAGCTCACTTGAATGTGCTTCCTGAACAGTCTTCTTTTTTCTAA
- the LOC107863076 gene encoding oligopeptide transporter 7 codes for MEETQVKKMKLSNEGVDNEEYPIKEVEMTVPKTDDPTMPVLTFRMWLLGITSCVLLSFVNQFFWYRTEPLTISSTAVQIAVVPIGHLMAKTITKRVFFEGTRWAFTLNPGPFNIKEHVLITIFANAGAGTVYATHILSAVKLYYKRPLDFFPALLIMATTQMLGFGWAGIFRNHLVDSAEMWWPGSLVQVSLFRALHEKEARSKGGTTRIQFFLIALVCSFAYYIFPGYLFQMLTSFSWICWLAPKSILVQQLGSGMHGLGIGAIGFDWTTISSYLGSPLASPWFATANIAVGFVLVMYLMTPLTYWYNVYNAKNFPIFSSDLFTHNGTNYNTSAVIGAHFQLDYPAYNQYGKLHLSTFFAMTYGLGFAALGSIFVHVSLFHSREVLNGFREVLCGQAKKSDVHTRLMKKYKQVPMWWFLVVLVINMALIIFVCEHYLETFQLPWWGALIAFFIAFIFTLPIGIIVATTNQQPGLNIITEYVWGYVFPGRPVANMLFKVFGYISMTQALSFVYDFKLGHYMKIPPRAMFMAQMLGTFIAIIIYTITAWWLMDTVPNLCDTSLLPHNSPWKCPQDRVFYAASVIWGLIAPKRIFGPLGVYNNVNWFFLGGALAPILAWLVQKIFPKQKWISHIHMPVLLSATAMMPPATSVNYTSWLILAFLSGYVVYRRWPHLWQRYNYVLSGGLDAGTAFIAVLLFLSIQSNRISVDWWGNNVDGCPLASCPTAKGVLAEGCPAIS; via the exons ATGGAAGAAAcacaagtaaaaaaaatgaaattgtcCAATGAGGGTGTTGATAATGAAGAGTACCCTATTAAGGAAGTTGAAATGACAGTGCCAAAAACTGATGATCCAACAATGCCTGTACTAACATTTAGAATGTGGTTACTTGGGATCACGTCTTGTGTCTTGTTGTCTTTTGTGAATCAGTTCTTTTGGTACCGTACTGAACCGCTGACGATTTCATCTACGGCGGTTCAGATTGCTGTGGTGCCCATTGGGCACCTGATGGCGAAAACCATAACAAAGAGGGTGTTTTTCGAGGGCACGCGTTGGGCGTTTACGCTGAATCCAGGGCCGTTTAATATTAAAGAGCATGTGTTGATTACGATATTTGCTAATGCGGGCGCTGGAACTGTTTACGCTACGCATATATTAAGTGCTGTTAAGCTTTATTATAAGAGGCCACTTGATTTTTTTCCAGCATTGCTTATCATGGCCACGACTCAG ATGTTAGGTTTTGGTTGGGCCGGTATTTTCCGGAATCATCTGGTTGATTCAGCAGAAATGTGGTGGCCAGGCAGTTTGGTTCAGGTCTCCTTATTCAG GGCTCTGCACGAAAAGGAGGCTAGATCAAAGGGTGGTACAACGCGAATTCAGTTCTTCCTCATAGCCTTAGTTTGCAGCTTTGCATACTACATTTTCCCCGGTTACCTTTTCCAGATGTTGACCTCATTTTCTTGGATCTGTTGGTTGGCTCCCAAATCCATCCTTGTTCAACAATTGGGCTCTGGCATGCATGGCCTTGGCATTGGCGCCATAGGATTTGATTGGACAACGATTTCATCCTACCTCGGAAGTCCTCTGGCTAGTCCATGGTTTGCCACTGCCAATATTGCAGTTGGTTTTGTACTTGTAATGTATTTGATGACACCACTCACCTATTGGTACAACGTTTACAATGCCAAGAATTTCCCAATTTTCTCTTCTGATCTCTTCACACATAATGGGACGAATTACAACACTTCGGCAGTCATTGGTGCACACTTTCAGCTTGATTACCCTGCCTATAATCAATATGGCAAGTTGCATTTGAGCACCTTCTTTGCCATGACATATGGTCTTGGATTTGCTGCTCTTGGCTCTATATTTGTGCATGTTTCTCTCTTCCACTCAAG AGAAGTATTGAATGGATTTAGAGAAGTACTGTGTGGACAGGCGAAAAAATCAGATGTGCACACAAGGCTAATGAAAAAATACAAGCAGGTTCCTATGTGGTGGTTCCTTGTTGTTCTTGTGATAAACATGGCATTAATCATCTTTGTCTGTGAGCATTATCTTGAAACATTCCAATTACCTTGGTGGGGTGCTTTGATAGCTTTTTTTATAGCCTTCATTTTCACTCTACCCATAGGAATAATAGTTGCTACGACGAACCAG CAACCAggtcttaatatcatcacagagTATGTATGGGGGTATGTTTTCCCTGGCCGCCCTGTGGCTAACATGTTGTTCAAGGTGTTTGGGTACATTAGCATGACCCAAGCTCTTAGTTTTGTCTATGATTTCAAGCTTGGTCACTACATGAAAATTCCTCCAAGGGCAATGTTTATGGCTCAG ATGCTGGGCACATTCATAGCAAtaatcatatacacaattactGCTTGGTGGCTCATGGATACAGTGCCAAATCTCTGTGACACCTCTTTGCTACCACACAACAGCCCGTGGAAATGTCCGCAGGACCGTGTTTTCTACGCCGCCTCTGTTATCTGGGGGCTCATTGCGCCCAAAAGAATATTTGGACCACTTGGCGTTTACAACAATGTCAATTGGTTCTTTCTCGGAGGAGCCCTTGCTCCTATACTAGCTTGGTTGGTACAGAAGATTTTCCCTAAGCAGAAATGGATTTCCCACATACACATGCCAGTACTACTGAGTGCAACAGCGATGATGCCTCCAGCAACCTCGGTGAACTACACAAGTTGGCTGATTTTAGCGTTCCTCTCAGGTTATGTTGTCTACAGACGTTGGCCTCACTTGTGGCAGCGTTACAACTATGTTTTATCTGGTGGCCTGGATGCTGGAACTGCTTTCATTGCGGTCTTGCTGTTCCTTTCTATACAATCTAATCGTATCAGTGTCGACTGGTGGGGAAATAATGTAGACGGATGTCCATTGGCTTCTTGTCCCACAGCTAAAGGGGTTCTTGCTGAAGGATGTCCAGCCATATCATAA